Genomic segment of Paenibacillus polymyxa:
ACCTGCTGCACAGATTAAAAGTTGACTTTGTAGGGCTCGCTCTGCAAAATTAACAGAAGTGGAAAATGTTCAAGGTGAAAAGGCTACAGCCGATAACTGATGTACTTAGAGAACTTTATTTGAAGTCAGGGAGTCAATGTGCTTTTCCTGATTGTGTTAAACGGATTGTGATTGTGGATATGGATTTTACTAAACTAGATAAGTAACGGTAAAGCTGGGCGGTTGCTCAGCTTTTTTCTTTATGCATGGAGTCGGTATCTCTGTAATCCCGTGAAGGCACGCTTGCCAGCCCCAATGTCGTCCAACCTTATGGCGGAATGTTTGACTTGGGATGGTCTGCTGGAGCGGGCGAAAGTATCACCCTTGCCTTAACGTTTTCCAATTGTTATGTAATTATTTTCAATAAACAAGAAACAAATTCACGATTTTCACGTCTATGTATATAGATATAGTTTTAGGAAAACATTGGATCAAGACCTGTATAACAATAATTTTTTTACAAAGGAGCAATTAAAATGAAAAATCTAAGATTAAAATACGCTACTGCTTTCCTGTCGAGTGTAGTGCTTGTGGGAAGTGTAAGTGGTTTTTCTATTGCCAATGCTAATAGTACATTACGCCCTAATACGTATGTTCAAAGTTCAGTTAATGCTGTAAATCCATCTGTGTATCAGTTCATAACTAAGTTTAAAAAGAGCGAGACCCCAAATCAGTTGATTTGGAAGGAGAACAACATTTCGTTAGTGGCAAAAAAAATTGAGCTAGAAAATGCCCCAAGTTCTGAGAAAAGTGTTATTACATCAATAACGATCAAAAAAGGAGAAAAGAGTTATACCATTAAAACAGATGGATATAATGATAAACTGCGTGATATATCGAGCGCAGTATTATCTCCTTCTAATACATGGTTGGCTATACAGGCACAGCGGAGTGCGGGAGATACGTTACTACTGATCAATCTTAAAACCGGAAAATCTACCATTGTAAATGATCTTTTAAAGGCTAAAGGCAAAAAAAATATAGAATCAATTACTGCTTATAACTGGTCACCTAAAGAAGATCAAATTGCCTTTTCGTACGGTGATACATCAAGCAGCTCCATAGCTATATATAACACAAATAAGGATGCCTTTATATATCTTCCTAGGGAAACGGATTACATCAGCACAAGTCTGATTTTATGGCATAAAAATGGGAAAAATTTAGACTATATAAGTGAGTATCCATCTGACCAAAAGAAGTTATACAGATACTCAATAGACAGCAAAAAAGTGAAACCTGTTAAAAAAATTAGCCAGAGTGAATTTCAAAAATGGTTCAAACTTGATAAATACAAAACAAATTAATACAAAAAAGGGCGAAGTTTCACCTCCGCCCTTAATTTTTTAGCTTTCGCTTATTGTGATCTTACCAGAACTACCGTTTTGCTCAAGAACTTGAATTAGTGCTCTTTGATCGCTGTTAGTAAGTCTAATGCAACCGTATGTTGGACGCAAAGGATACCATGTTAAAGATGTGCTCTTAGCAGGGTCTCCGCCATGAATCATAATTTCGTCGCGGCCATTATTTGTAGCAGTCAAGAAGTTCCCACTTACTGCTTGATTCAGCCACACCCGCTTATAAGGACCATAAGAGTAGTCAGAATCACCTTTAGCATAAACAATTGTTTTCGCGACACCCGTAGGAATGTCTGCATATTTAAGTCTCCAGTTCGTATGATCCTGACCGTTTTTTGCATCATTTGATCCACGGCCTAAAGCTTCTACAGGTCCAAATACCAAACTGCCACTATCATTATAAACTTTCAGTGTTCCTTTGTAATCTCGATTAGATGGAAAATTAGCAATAATGTGATAACCCATTGTTAAACGCCTCCATTGGTTTAGTTGAGAGTGGATTTGATGGAGTCGCTAACATCTAAATGGCTCCACATTCTTTGATGTTAGTCTTCAATTCCCTCTCACTTATGTAGGTGATTTAAGGCTGTGAATTACAACCAATCGTGAAAAATGCGAATACATAAATTTTTTCAATTCATGTACTTTGCTCGATCATCCCCTACACTTATATAGGAGTTGGGGACTGTAACTACACAACCTGAATATGAACTTTTTCTAGATCGAGAAAATCCCTCTCTAAATTTGAATAGCCCCTCTAGCTAGAATAGATACTTGGATAAACCTTTGGATTATCCTGTATAATTTAAAATTACGCTCAAGATGTGAGAAGAGTTGAGGAGTATATTCCAACTCGACCACAGCAAAATAAGCTGCCTCCGGTAGAGTAACCGGAAGCAGCTTATTGCCAAGGACTCATTATTTTTTCATGATGAACTCAAGAAGTTCAGTTTTCATACTCTGGATGGCATCCTCTTTTGGCATACAGATAAATTTACTTAATCGTTTAATATCTGGATCGAAATATTGAAAAATTGCATTCATAGCCTCTACGTCGGATTCGGTTTGGGCAAGTTCAACTAATTTCATAAACTCATCATCTGATATAAATCGTGGAGCGCCTTCTTTTTCCATTTGTTCACCGCCTGTTGTGTAATATGGAGTTCCTTGGCAACTTGTACTTCTGCTTTATCGTTTATGTAAATTTCATAGATGACCTTTTTGCCTGTCTCAGACCTTAGTCTATTAATATATGATTGCATCATTATTTTGTTATCAGACTCTTCCGAAAATGAGGTTTGAAAGAGGTTAGGCTTAAATTCTAAAGAAATTTCACGTTTCCGATTTCGTTTTGTACGATACTGCATTCTCCAAGCAATTCTATAAAGCTCGCGTCGGTAATCTTCGATAGCACCCATCAAAATTTCCTCCCCTTGCTCAAATACGTACATATAAGGTAGGAGTTCTCAAAATCAATATAACAACCAATTTATAGAATCAATTTTATTTTTTTAGCGAATATAATAAAATTTTGAATTATTTTGGAACTATTTGAAATTTCCTTGTAGAGAGCCTCTAAAATTTTGTGAAGGGTATGGGCGATATGGGGAAGCTACTAGAAGACCAAGTGAAGTCAGACGCTCATTTTTTATGCTATATTTTATACATAAGGAAAATTAGTGAGAGTTGAGGTGCAGCATGACATCAATGAATATTGTCGAATCATCTGTCAAACCAGGATTAATGGCTTTTCAGGCAAGCACTGAAGATCAGGAGCAGGTTCAGGAGTTAATTTTAAAGACGGCCAGATGGCTGCACAGCAAAGGCTCTACGCAATGGGGACGCTTACTAAAAGGAAAAGATGATCATAACCTAGGCGGCGCTATTGCACGCGGAGAAGTGGTTATTTTCCGAGCATCAGAGGATCATAGCCTGGCAGGCGCAGTGATCTTGCAGCAGCAGCCCAGTGCATGGGACCGTAAGTTGTGGGAACTAGACGAAACGGATTCTGAAGGAGGAACCTCAGTATATCTGCATCGTTTGGTTGTGGATCGCGATAGCACCGGGAAGGGGCGAGGCCGTGAGCTGATGCAATGGATTGAACGAGGCATCCACTTCACAGGCAAGGATCGAATCCGTTTAGACTGTATTGCGGGCAATGACAAGCTTAGTGAGTTTTACAGACAATGCGGTTATACGTATATAGGCGAAACGAACGGCTATAATATTTTTGAAAAGATGCTAATAAAGTCATAGAAAACGGAATCATACTGAAGGAATACGAAAGAAGGAAGCAGGTGAGCTGCATTCTTCTTTTTTTGCTGTATAGCCCTTTACTTTCCCTTGGTCGCTGTCATATCAGAGCCCCAAAAGAAAAAAATTTATATAAAAATGAAAATGGGGATATCGCGCCTCCCCCTCCTACATATGATGATAGGGAAAGTTTTGTAAGCGCTTCAAAAGAAGGATGACATACAACCATGCGAAGCTACAGGAGGCGGTTAAGGTGGACAATTACATGAGCTGGATAAAGATTGGATTTTTCCTCAGCGTTCTGTTTTTACTTGCAGCGGCATGCAGTACCTCTCCCAAAATAGAGAACACAGAAGGGCAAAAAGTGCGACTTACGATGCAGGCTTGGGGTAATCCTGCGGAGGTGAAGGTGTATCAGCGGGCGCTGGATGCATTTGAAAAGGAAAACCCAAATATCGAGGTTAAGCTGGTGCCTGTACCGGGAGACCAATATGAGCAAAAGCTGTTGACACAGCTTCAGGGAAGTCGCGGACCGGATGTGTTTTATTCGTATGAATCGACGATTGCGCGTTTGATCGGGGCGAAGCAGGTACAGCCTTTGGGTGAGTTTTTAAAAAGTGATGCGAGTGATGTGAAGGCTGAGGATTTTCCGGAAGGATTGTGGGGACCGGCAAAGCGTGATGGGGAAATTTATGGGGTCACTCCCGACTCCAACCCGATGGTCATGTATTACAACAAAAAGGTATTTAAGGAAGCAGGCGTGAAGACGCCGCAAGAATACTATGACGAAGGCAAGTGGAATTGGGACGCCTTTGAAGAGGTTACATCCAAGCTGAAGGCAGCCGGAAAGCAGGGTTATATTGCGGAAAACTGGTGGGCTCACTGGTATTCATGGGTGTGGTCGAATGGCGGTCAGATCTTTGATGAACAAGGTAAATATGTGCTGGACCACAATGAAAAGGGCAAGGAAGCATTCGGTTTTATGTACGATATGGTGAAAAAGGGAAATGCGGTATATCTCGGCTCGCTTCCCAAAGGGCAAGGGGCTGACGCGATGTTCATGTCCAATCAAGTCGGTATGCTGGCGGCGGGAAGATGGCTGGAACCCTTGTTTAGCCAAAATAAAAGCCTCGACTTCGATTATATCTACTGGCCATCTAATACCGGTAAGAATGAGCCCGTTGCCATTCCGGTTGCCTATGTAGCTGTAAACAAAAATAGTCCGCATGTGCAAGAGGCCATGAAGTTGGCAGCATTCTACGTCTCTGTGAAGGGACAGGAGGCCCGGCTGGTTGAAGGTGGGAATGCCATGGGTACGCTTGCTGCCGCAGATGAGAGCATTATGAAAAAGGCGATAATTGAGCATTCAAGCTATTTGACCGAAGGACGTAACATAGGGCATGCTCATGGATCTGCACTGGCCTATGATGCTCAGGTGCCAGGGCTGAACTCGGATATCACGGAAACCATCGACCTGATGTTCCTGGGCAAGCAGGATGCTGCGGCAACCATTGAAAAATTGAATCAGATCATATCCAAGGCGGTCAAGTAGGCACGGGATGGGCCGTGACCGGGGAGGAAGGTGACAAGATGCAGAAAAAGCATCAAGCGCTGTGGGGCTATCTATTCATTGGCCCCCAGTTTTTGGGTCTGTTATGTTTTTCGCTGTTGCCGTTGCTATATGCGCTTTACTTAAGCTTTGTAAACTGGGATGGATTTGGCGTACCCTTGTTTGTCGGCTTGGACAATTTCAAGGGCCAATTATCTGATCCTGATTTCTGGAAGGCACTCATCAATACGATGTACTATATGGTGTTGGTCATCCCGGCGGGGATTATATTGGCTCTGCTCGTAGCCATCGTGCTCAACAAAGTGAAGGGCAAGGAAATTTATCGCTTGTTCTTTTTCATGCCTGTCGTAACCAGTTCGGTATCGGTTGGTGTCATCTGGATGTGGATACTGAACGGCGAATTTGGCATTTTAAATCATCTGCTGCGAGCGATTGGGATTACAGGCCCGATGTGGCTTACCGATACGCAGTGGGTGATTCCGTCGATTGCGCTTTTGAGCATATGGCTGGGACTTGGATATAATATGGTCATTTTTCTGGCAGGACTCCAGGGTATCTCCAAAAGCTATTACGAGGCAGCCGAAATTGACGGGGCCAGCAAGTTCCAGCAGCTAAGGTATATTACATTGCCGCTGTTGTCACCAACGACCTTTTTTGTGACCATCATGATGGTCATCAGTTCTTTTCAGGTGTTCGATCAGGCGTTTGTCATGACGAATGGAGGGCCAGCCAAAGCAAGCTATACGCTGGTGTACCACATTTATGATCAGGCGTTCATTGACTTCACGATGGGAGAAAGTGCTGCGGCAGCAATGATTTTGTTCGTGATCATTCTCGTATTTACACTGCTGCAATTTAAAATGCAAAAGAGGTGGGTGCACTATGGAGATTAGTTCCAGAGGTAGGGTATTCCTGCGCCATGTGCTGCTCGCTGTCGGCTCTTTAGTCATGTTTTTTCCATTCCTGTGGACTGTTCTCAGTTCCCTGAAGGATATTTCTCAAATTTTCGTCGTCCCACCTCAATGGATTCCTGATCCGTTCGTATGGAGCAACTATCCGGCATCGCTGGAGGCAATGCCCTTCGTGCAGGCGTATATGAACAGCTTTTACATTACGGTGATCATCGTGACAGCGACACTGATTAGCGCGTCTATGGCGGCGTATGCTTTTGCTAAAATCCGATTTCCGGGCTCGAACATACTGTTTATCTTGTTCCTCGCTACGATGATGGTGCCCAAGCAGGTGACGATGATTCCGTTATATTTGGTGATGGATCGCATCGGTTGGCTGGATACACATTGGTCGCTGATCGTACCTGGAGCCTTGTTTAATGCATTCGCAGTGTTTCTGCTCCGCCAGTTCGTCATGGGTATCCCACGCGATCTAGAGGAAGCGGCGGTAATGGATGGGGCGGGCTACATTCGTATTTACTGGAGCGTCATCCTGCCACTCATTCGTCCGGCATTGGCGGCAATAGGGATTTTCACCTTTTTGGGTGCCTGGAACAGCTTTCTTGATCCGCTTATCTATCTCAATACACCGGAGAAATTCACGGTTCCGCTTTTACTTAACAATTTCAAAGGGTTATATACCGCCGATTGGTCACTGATGATGGCGGGTACCACCATTTCTGTCGTCCCGGTGCTAATCGTCTACATCATTGCCCAAAAGCAAATTATTGAAGGCATCACCTTGACGGGAATTAAGGGGTAGGGGCATCTCTCTACTCCTTTTTGTATTTTTTTCGGTACTGTAGTGGGGTGTGCCCGGTAAGGTGCTTGAATACACGACCAAAGTGAGCGATGCTGTCAAAACCCGTTTTTTCAGCAATGGAAGTCACTTTCCAGCTTGTTTCTCTTAAATACGCCCGAGCCTGCTGGACCCGCACATCCTGAAGATATTCTACTAAGGTAAAACCTGTTGTCTGCTTGAAAATACGGCATAAATACGTGCTGCTAATATAAAAATGCTCAGCCAGCCGATCTAGCGACAGGCTCTCGTCATAATGAGCATGCAGGTATGCGATGACCGAGTACACGCGCTGCTGCTTTTCGCTACGTTCCGGTGCAATGGTATCGGCAGTGGCCGATTGTATGCGCCGGATGCGGATAAGGAGCTGGAGTAGCAAGCTCTGGAGATATAGCTGGCGGTAGGCATGTTCTTGGTGGTATTCATCTAGCATTTGCCGGAATAGGTGTTCCAGCTCGCATTGTTCTTCCGCGGAGGGGCGAAGCAGAAAGCTTTTCTCTGGCAGAAGAAGCTGATTCTGATCGCTGGAGGGAGAGACGGTCATTGACGAGGCTGCAAATTCTTCATCAAAGTTAATCAAAATCCGTTCATGGCTACCGCTACCCTTGTTACTCGTACGGTGAAAATCATGTTTGCTGATCCAAATCAAATCGCCCTTCTGGAGCGCATATACCCGCTGATTAATGTAGTAGTAGCGCTCTCCTGCCAGCAAATAATAGATTTCGTGCGCTTGGTGAACATGGTCGGCGGACATGCTGAATGGCACCTTCCGCAACGCTTGCTCGATGGCAAAACGGGGTGTAGCGATCATATCGATAGTCTCCTTTAGTGAAAGAATACATAAGGATAATATATGTATATTTTACGGGAAAAATCATAATAAAAGCGAAGATTTTGCTCTTTCTTATACTATAAAATAAAAGCAATTCATGTAAAGGGTGTGAACCAATTGACTAAAATCAAATATGCACTTGTGGGTACCGGAGGAAGAGCCGAATTTTTTTACGGTGAAGTTGTTACCGTTTTCAAAGATACCTCGGAGCTGATCGCGTTCTGTGACGTCAATCAGACGAGAATGGATTATGCCAATCAGCTGCTGCAGGAGAAATACGAGCATGAGCCGATTCCGACCTATAAAGCTCACGAGTTTGATCGGATGATCGCGGAGACGCAGCCGGATATCGTCATTGTCACGACCATTGACCGGGTGCATCATCGGTATATTATCCGGGCGATGGAGCTGGGCTGTGATGTCATTTCCGAGAAGCCGATGACGGTGGATGAAGATAAATGCCAAGACATTTTGGATGCCATAGACCGCACGGGACGGAAGCTGCGCGTCACCTTTAACTACCGCTATGCGCCGCATAATACGAAAATCCGTGAGCTGATCATGGACGGAACGCTCGGAGAGGTGCTGTCAGTCAATTTTGAATGGCTGCTGAATACACAGCATGGCGCGGATTATTTCCGTCGGTGGCACCGGGACAAGCGCAATAGCGGCGGTCTGCTGGTGCATAAATCGACGCATCATTTTGATTTGATGAACTTCTGGCTTGGCTCGAAACCGGAGACGGTGTATGCGATGGGGGATCTGAAATTTTACGGACGAGAAAATGCGGAGCAGCGTGGCGTGACGGAGTTTTATCAACGGGCTTACGGCAGCAAGGCAGCGGAAAATGACCCCTTTGCGCTACACCTGGACCGTAACGAGCATCTAAAAAGCATGTATCTGGATGCTGAGCATGAGGATGGCTATGTGCGGGATCAAAGCGTATTTGGCGACAATATCAGCATTGAAGATACGCTGAGTGTCATGGTGAAGTATCAGAACAAGACGGTAATGAACTATTCGCTGAATGCTTACATGCCTTGGGAGGGCTTTATCATCGTATTTAACGGCACGAAGGGACGGATGGAAGTTCGGGTATCCGAGCAATCCTATGTTAATTCCGGTGGCAGCAAGGCAGATGAGGGTGCGCTAAAAGAGAAGACCATCACCATCTATCCCCACTTTGCAGCACCTTATGAAGTCGAAGTAGAGGAAGGCCAGGGTGGTCATGGCGGAGGAGATCCAGTTATGCTGCGTGATATTTTTGATAAGCCGGCAGAGGATCGGTTTCATCGTGCGGCCTCACATATTGACGGTGCATGGTCCATTTTAACAGGCATTGCCGCCAACCGTTCTATGCGTACAGGTCAACCGGTGAAGGTGGAGGAACTGGTGCGCTTGTAATGAGCAGTAAATGTAATACCGAAAAGCCCCCTCTAACTAGATGAATAGAGGGGGCTTTTCGGTTGTATTTATATATAGAATGCACCTTACATCTTACGGCACTTTATTTTATTATTTATTGGCAGTCAGTTCCCGGGTTCCCAGTTGTTGTACAGGACGATGGTTATCGGGGAAAATGGCAGCAAACTGGTTGATTTGGTCTGCGGACATTTCAATAGGCTGCTCCAGCACTGTCCAATTTACATGTTCTGTGCATGGCGGGGTAGTCAGCGATCCGTTGTAGCGAACGGAGTGCAGGTCTTTTGGCAGCAGCGCAGCGAGATCTATTTCTTCATCTAGAGCCGCCGCTTCTTGGGAATTATCCTTCGGTAGTTTGGACCAAATGCGGTTGAAAGCCTTGTTTTCTTTGCCACTTTGGATAAGGACTCCTAAGACAGCTGTGCTTCCGTTGTCGCTTTGATGGACAAAATGAAGCTCCATTTCAGCATTTTTACCATCTATTTGGTGTTCGCTCGGGTGATGAAAATGAAACTGCTTTAAAGTGAATTTAGTACCGTCCAGCATGATGCTATTGCTGGCATCGGCAACATTGATTTGCACAGTGTGCCCATTGTTCAAAATGGATGCTTTCGTATTAGTGTAATGAACTTGCAGCGGTTGCTGCGTTTGCGATGCTTCCAAATGGGTATGCTCTATATTGACAGGAGATTGTTCGTGGCCGTTACCACAAGCAACAAAATCTTTTTCCAGCTCTCCCCAATGCTCCGGTCCCTGATCTCCTTCATAAGACCAGTGCG
This window contains:
- a CDS encoding carbohydrate ABC transporter permease; this translates as MEISSRGRVFLRHVLLAVGSLVMFFPFLWTVLSSLKDISQIFVVPPQWIPDPFVWSNYPASLEAMPFVQAYMNSFYITVIIVTATLISASMAAYAFAKIRFPGSNILFILFLATMMVPKQVTMIPLYLVMDRIGWLDTHWSLIVPGALFNAFAVFLLRQFVMGIPRDLEEAAVMDGAGYIRIYWSVILPLIRPALAAIGIFTFLGAWNSFLDPLIYLNTPEKFTVPLLLNNFKGLYTADWSLMMAGTTISVVPVLIVYIIAQKQIIEGITLTGIKG
- a CDS encoding carbonic anhydrase, which codes for MKKNWKGCLFSIFAIILVVSVTGCNSQPAISSTTSTSSSSATNAHAVVQKGPHWSYEGDQGPEHWGELEKDFVACGNGHEQSPVNIEHTHLEASQTQQPLQVHYTNTKASILNNGHTVQINVADASNSIMLDGTKFTLKQFHFHHPSEHQIDGKNAEMELHFVHQSDNGSTAVLGVLIQSGKENKAFNRIWSKLPKDNSQEAAALDEEIDLAALLPKDLHSVRYNGSLTTPPCTEHVNWTVLEQPIEMSADQINQFAAIFPDNHRPVQQLGTRELTANK
- a CDS encoding helix-turn-helix transcriptional regulator, coding for MIATPRFAIEQALRKVPFSMSADHVHQAHEIYYLLAGERYYYINQRVYALQKGDLIWISKHDFHRTSNKGSGSHERILINFDEEFAASSMTVSPSSDQNQLLLPEKSFLLRPSAEEQCELEHLFRQMLDEYHQEHAYRQLYLQSLLLQLLIRIRRIQSATADTIAPERSEKQQRVYSVIAYLHAHYDESLSLDRLAEHFYISSTYLCRIFKQTTGFTLVEYLQDVRVQQARAYLRETSWKVTSIAEKTGFDSIAHFGRVFKHLTGHTPLQYRKKYKKE
- a CDS encoding ABC transporter substrate-binding protein — protein: MDNYMSWIKIGFFLSVLFLLAAACSTSPKIENTEGQKVRLTMQAWGNPAEVKVYQRALDAFEKENPNIEVKLVPVPGDQYEQKLLTQLQGSRGPDVFYSYESTIARLIGAKQVQPLGEFLKSDASDVKAEDFPEGLWGPAKRDGEIYGVTPDSNPMVMYYNKKVFKEAGVKTPQEYYDEGKWNWDAFEEVTSKLKAAGKQGYIAENWWAHWYSWVWSNGGQIFDEQGKYVLDHNEKGKEAFGFMYDMVKKGNAVYLGSLPKGQGADAMFMSNQVGMLAAGRWLEPLFSQNKSLDFDYIYWPSNTGKNEPVAIPVAYVAVNKNSPHVQEAMKLAAFYVSVKGQEARLVEGGNAMGTLAAADESIMKKAIIEHSSYLTEGRNIGHAHGSALAYDAQVPGLNSDITETIDLMFLGKQDAAATIEKLNQIISKAVK
- a CDS encoding helix-turn-helix domain-containing protein, translating into MKLVELAQTESDVEAMNAIFQYFDPDIKRLSKFICMPKEDAIQSMKTELLEFIMKK
- a CDS encoding L,D-transpeptidase, which produces MGYHIIANFPSNRDYKGTLKVYNDSGSLVFGPVEALGRGSNDAKNGQDHTNWRLKYADIPTGVAKTIVYAKGDSDYSYGPYKRVWLNQAVSGNFLTATNNGRDEIMIHGGDPAKSTSLTWYPLRPTYGCIRLTNSDQRALIQVLEQNGSSGKITISES
- a CDS encoding Gfo/Idh/MocA family protein; its protein translation is MTKIKYALVGTGGRAEFFYGEVVTVFKDTSELIAFCDVNQTRMDYANQLLQEKYEHEPIPTYKAHEFDRMIAETQPDIVIVTTIDRVHHRYIIRAMELGCDVISEKPMTVDEDKCQDILDAIDRTGRKLRVTFNYRYAPHNTKIRELIMDGTLGEVLSVNFEWLLNTQHGADYFRRWHRDKRNSGGLLVHKSTHHFDLMNFWLGSKPETVYAMGDLKFYGRENAEQRGVTEFYQRAYGSKAAENDPFALHLDRNEHLKSMYLDAEHEDGYVRDQSVFGDNISIEDTLSVMVKYQNKTVMNYSLNAYMPWEGFIIVFNGTKGRMEVRVSEQSYVNSGGSKADEGALKEKTITIYPHFAAPYEVEVEEGQGGHGGGDPVMLRDIFDKPAEDRFHRAASHIDGAWSILTGIAANRSMRTGQPVKVEELVRL
- a CDS encoding carbohydrate ABC transporter permease, producing MQKKHQALWGYLFIGPQFLGLLCFSLLPLLYALYLSFVNWDGFGVPLFVGLDNFKGQLSDPDFWKALINTMYYMVLVIPAGIILALLVAIVLNKVKGKEIYRLFFFMPVVTSSVSVGVIWMWILNGEFGILNHLLRAIGITGPMWLTDTQWVIPSIALLSIWLGLGYNMVIFLAGLQGISKSYYEAAEIDGASKFQQLRYITLPLLSPTTFFVTIMMVISSFQVFDQAFVMTNGGPAKASYTLVYHIYDQAFIDFTMGESAAAAMILFVIILVFTLLQFKMQKRWVHYGD
- a CDS encoding GNAT family N-acetyltransferase, with the protein product MTSMNIVESSVKPGLMAFQASTEDQEQVQELILKTARWLHSKGSTQWGRLLKGKDDHNLGGAIARGEVVIFRASEDHSLAGAVILQQQPSAWDRKLWELDETDSEGGTSVYLHRLVVDRDSTGKGRGRELMQWIERGIHFTGKDRIRLDCIAGNDKLSEFYRQCGYTYIGETNGYNIFEKMLIKS